A stretch of Salvelinus alpinus chromosome 4, SLU_Salpinus.1, whole genome shotgun sequence DNA encodes these proteins:
- the LOC139573320 gene encoding CD209 antigen-like protein E isoform X1: MEMQEIPREEERVVEVDESQRMLETSVEEAESTIYSKLKSPSEDIYAEATPGQPSARYRPGSGGNAKLPDEANTKLSVEVKEQQEKDLQVLGNVGLYRAVCLLLSVICLVLLLVIIILCVKFPSQPQDCHGTEKGIEAKEERFQSTEVCSLQTCQAQYFQQQSQVPACHMCDEGWLHFESSCYFLSRDRMNWDESRDECKKRGADLAIITNKPVQTFLTKKGNLMYWIGLRQRTRNWVWVNNTALGQSYWSGSNRQGDCGLLTGKEPPERSWSSASCDQYSFYICQRVR, encoded by the exons ATGGAGATGCAAGAAATCCCCCGAGAGGAGGAAAGAGTGGTGGAAGTGGACGAGAGTCAGAGAATGCTGGAGACCTCAG TCGAGGAAGCTGAATCTACAATCTATTCCAAACTGAAGAGTCCATCTGAGGACATTTATGCTGAAGCTACTCCTGGCCAGCCCTCTGCCAGATACAGACCAG GAAGTGGAGGGAATGCCAAATTACCAGATGAGGCAAACACAAAGTTATCGGTTGAAGTGAAGGAACAGCAAGAGAAAG ACCTGCAGGTCCTGGGGAACGTTGGTCTGTACCGTGCAGTGTGTTTACTACTGTCTGTCATCTGTCTGGTTCTACTGCTCGTCATCATCATCCTCTGTGTCAAAT TTCCATCCCAGCCTCAGGACTGTCATGGAACTGAAAAAGGGATTGAGGCTAAAGAGGAGAGGTTCCAGTCCACTGAGGTGTGCAGCCTGCAGACATGCCAAGCACAATACTTCCAACAACAGAGCCAGG TCCCTGCCTGCCACATGTGTGATGAAGGCTGGCTGCACTTTGAGAGCTCCTGCTACTTCCTCTCCAGAGACAGAATGAACTGGGACGAGAGCAGGGACGAGTGTAAGAAGAGAGGGGCAGATCTGGCCATCATAACAAACAAACCAGTGCAG ACCTTTCTAACGAAGAAGGGAAACCTGATGTACTGGATCGGCCTGAGACAGAGAACCAGGAACTGGGTTTGGGTCAACAACACTGCACTGGGACAGAG TTACTGGTCAGGATCCAACAGACAAGGGGATTGTGGGTTACTGACAGGAAAGGAACCTCCTGAGAGAAGCTGGAGCTCCGCATCATGTGACCAGTACAGCTTCTACATCTGCCAGAGGGTGCGCTAA
- the LOC139573320 gene encoding CD209 antigen-like protein E isoform X2, with amino-acid sequence MEMQEIPREEERVVEVDESQRMLETSVEEAESTIYSKLKSPSEDIYAEATPGQPSARYRPDLQVLGNVGLYRAVCLLLSVICLVLLLVIIILCVKFPSQPQDCHGTEKGIEAKEERFQSTEVCSLQTCQAQYFQQQSQVPACHMCDEGWLHFESSCYFLSRDRMNWDESRDECKKRGADLAIITNKPVQTFLTKKGNLMYWIGLRQRTRNWVWVNNTALGQSYWSGSNRQGDCGLLTGKEPPERSWSSASCDQYSFYICQRVR; translated from the exons ATGGAGATGCAAGAAATCCCCCGAGAGGAGGAAAGAGTGGTGGAAGTGGACGAGAGTCAGAGAATGCTGGAGACCTCAG TCGAGGAAGCTGAATCTACAATCTATTCCAAACTGAAGAGTCCATCTGAGGACATTTATGCTGAAGCTACTCCTGGCCAGCCCTCTGCCAGATACAGACCAG ACCTGCAGGTCCTGGGGAACGTTGGTCTGTACCGTGCAGTGTGTTTACTACTGTCTGTCATCTGTCTGGTTCTACTGCTCGTCATCATCATCCTCTGTGTCAAAT TTCCATCCCAGCCTCAGGACTGTCATGGAACTGAAAAAGGGATTGAGGCTAAAGAGGAGAGGTTCCAGTCCACTGAGGTGTGCAGCCTGCAGACATGCCAAGCACAATACTTCCAACAACAGAGCCAGG TCCCTGCCTGCCACATGTGTGATGAAGGCTGGCTGCACTTTGAGAGCTCCTGCTACTTCCTCTCCAGAGACAGAATGAACTGGGACGAGAGCAGGGACGAGTGTAAGAAGAGAGGGGCAGATCTGGCCATCATAACAAACAAACCAGTGCAG ACCTTTCTAACGAAGAAGGGAAACCTGATGTACTGGATCGGCCTGAGACAGAGAACCAGGAACTGGGTTTGGGTCAACAACACTGCACTGGGACAGAG TTACTGGTCAGGATCCAACAGACAAGGGGATTGTGGGTTACTGACAGGAAAGGAACCTCCTGAGAGAAGCTGGAGCTCCGCATCATGTGACCAGTACAGCTTCTACATCTGCCAGAGGGTGCGCTAA
- the LOC139573321 gene encoding gamma-aminobutyric acid receptor-associated protein-like 1, with protein MDSQYQRSVPLEVRRAEGERVRAKHPDKIPIIVERATRSRAPDLDKKKYLVPSDLTVGQLCFLIRQRVSMRPEEALFFFVNNSLPPSSSPLSAVYEEHHEEDLFLYMTYSNESVYGA; from the exons ATGGACAGTCAGTACCAGCGCTCTGTACCACTGGAGGTGAGGAGGGCAGAGGGTGAGAGGGTGCGAGCCAAGCATCCCGACAAGATACCG ATCATTGTGGAGAGGGCTACCAGGTCGAGAGCTCCTGACCTGGACAAGAAGAAGTACCTTGTGCCCTCTGACCTCACAG tgGGTCAACTGTGCTTCCTGATCCGACAGCGTGTGTCAATGAGGCCTGAGGAGGCTCTCTTCTTTTTCGTCAACAACTCCCTTCCCCCATCcagttctcctctctctgctgtctatgag GAGCACCATGAAGAGGACCTGTTCCTATACATGACCTACAGTAACGAGAGCGTCTACGGTGCCTAA